The genomic DNA CAGACCGCCACGGGCGCCCGGATCGCCGGATGCGGGTGGTAGTCGACCACTTCGATGTCGTCGTATCCGAACGCGAACAGGTCGGTCACGTCCGGATTGAGCCGCAGGCGCGGCAGTGGCAGCGGCTCACGGGAGAGCTGCTCGCGTGCCTGTTCGTAATGGTTCGAATACAGGTGCGCGTCGCCCAGGGTATGCACGAAGTCACCGACGCCCAGCCCGGTCACCTGCGCGACCATGTGCGTGAGCAGTGCATAGCTTGCGATGTTGAACGGCACGCCGAGGAAGATGTCGCCGCTGCGCTGGTAGAGCTGGCAGCTGAGCTTCCCATCCACCACGTAGAACTGGAACAGCGCATGGCAGGGTTGCAGCGCCATCGCCGGCAGGTCGGCAACGTTCCAGGCACTGACCACCAGCCTGCGCGAATCCGGGTTGCGGCGGATCTCGTCGACCACCCAGCGGATCTGGTCGATCTCGCCACCGCGGCCATCGTCCCAGCGCCGCCACTGCTTGCCATACACCGGGCCGAGCTCGCCATCGGCATCGGCCCATTCGTCCCAGATGCCGACCCGGTTGTCGCGCAGGTAACCGATGTTGGTCTCGCCCTTCAGGAACCACAGCAGCTCATGGATGATCGAGCGCAGGTGCAGCTTCTTGGTGGTGACCAGCGGGAACCCCGCGTTGAGGTCGAACCGCATCTGCCAGCCGAACACGCTGCGCGTGCCGGTGCCGGTGCGGTCCGACTTCTCAGCACCGTGCTCGAGCACATGCCGCAGCAGATCGAGATAGGCGCGCATGTCAGCGCGTCCCCGCTGGCGCGGGTGCCGGCTGCGGTTCGAGCACCGGCGCCGTGCGTGACCTCCAGAACAGGAACAGGCCGAGCGCGATCAGCGGCAGGCTCAGCACCTGGCCCATCGTCAACCAGCCGAACGCGAGGTAGCCCAGCTGCGCATCCGGCTCGCGGACGAACTCGACGATGAAGCGGAACACGCCATAGCCCAGCGCGAAGCTGCCCGACACCGCGAAACGACGGCGCGGCTTCATCGAATAGATCCACACGATCGCGAACAGCACCACGCCCTCGAGGACGGCCTGGTAGAGCTGCGACGGGTGTCGCGCGTAGGTGTCGAGTGCACCACTGGCATGCAGCGCCCGCAGTGACTCGAGGTCCATGCTCCAGAACGGCTGCGGCAGTGACTTCGGAAACACCACGCCCCAGCTGCCATCGGTCTGCCGGCCCCAGAGCTCGCCACCGATCCAGTTGCCGATGCGACCCACGCCCAGCCCCAGCGGCACCAGCGGCGCACCGAAATCCATCACGTCGAAGAAGTGCAGCCGCTGCCGGCGTGCCCACAGCCACGCCGCCAGCAGCACGCCCAGCAGGCCGCCGTGGAAACTCATGCCGCCTTCCCAGGGCCGCAGCAGCATCGACGGGTCGGCGATGAAATCACCGAACGCATAGAACAGCACATAGCCGACGCGCCCACCGAGGATCACGCCGAACATGCAGTAGAACAGCAGGTCGCCGAAGGCGTTGTAGTCGACACCGGGCAGCCGGCTGGCACGGATCCGCGCGCGCCCCAGCAGCCACGCGCTGGCGAAGGCGACCAGGTACATCAGCCCGTACCAGTGCACCTGCGGGTGGAACTGGCGGCCGAACAGCTCGAACGCCGGCAGCGAGAAGGCCACGGGATCGATCTGGTGCAGGATCGTCATCGGACTGCGCCTCCTGGGCTCATGCGTACGCGACCGGCGACGCCGGCCGCGGAATCATCACCACCGTCAACGCGGCATCGGATGGCGCGGCTCGTCGACCGGCGGCACCACCCGGCCCTGGTTGCGCATGGTGTTGCGCTTGGCCCACAGGTTGAGGATCTCGACGAACGCCGAGAAGCCCATCGCACCGTAGATATAGCCCTTCGGGATATGCAGGCCGAAACCGTCGAAGGTGAGGTACACGCCGATCAGCACGATGAAGGCAAGCGCCAGCATCTTCACCGTCGGGTTGGCATCGATGAAGCGACCCAGCGGCTGCGCGGCCAGCAGCATCACCGCCACCGCGATCAGGATCGCCGCCACCATCACCGGCACGTAGTCGCCGGCCATGCCCACCGCCGCGATCACCGAATCCAGCGAGAACACGATGTCGATCACCGCGATCTGCGCGATCACCGAGCCGAACGAGGCCGTTGCCGCGCCCGCCGCGCTCACATCGCCGTGCTCCTCGCCCTTGAGCTGCTCGCGGATCTCCATCGCGCCCTTCACGATGAGGAACAGGCCGCCGAGGATCAGGATCAGGTCGCGTACCGAGACGCCGCGCCCGAACAGTTCGAACAGCGGATCGGTCAACCGCGCCAGCCACGCCAGCGTCAGCAGCAGGCCCACGCGGGTGATGCAGGCCACCGCGATACCGAACTTGCGTGCGAACTCCCGCCGCTCGATCGGCAGCTTGCCTACGGCGATCGAAATGAACACCAGGTTGTCGATGCCGAGCACGATCTCGATCGCGGCCAGCGTCACCAGCAGGATCCACACCTGCGGGTCGGTCAACAGTTCCATCATCGTCTTGGTCGCCTCAGTCGATCCGGCCGGGGCCGGTCAGAACCAGCGCGGGAGCAGGATCAGCCCCCACACCAGCAGTACGTTCAGCATCGCCACGAACACCGCGGCCGATCCCATGTCCTTGGCCCGCCCGGCCAGCGCGTGCCACTCCCCGCCGAAGCGCTCGATCACCGCCTCGATCGCGGAGTTCAGCAGCTCCACCGTGAGCACCAGCAGGCAGCTTCCCAGCAGCAGCGCGCGCTCCACCCCGTCGGCGCCCAGCCAGATCGCGAGCGGAGCCAGCACCACCAGCAGGCACACTTCCAGCCGGAACGACGATTCGTGCAGCCACGCCGCGCGCAGGCCCTGCACCGACCATACCGTCGCCTTCCACATCCTTGCCGGGCCGCGCGGCCAGTGTCCGGTGCCGTCCATCGCTCACGCGGGATCCCGCGGCGCCGGGCCGGTGGGAACGGACCGCGTGCCGCGACGGCGCGCGGACAATACGGAAAACGCGGCAGTCATGGACATCGGATCGCGGGCACTGTGACGGGCCGGAAGCCCGACATTCTGCCACAGCGGATACACACGCCGTCAGCGTGGCGGCCCCGGGTTTGCATCGCGCCCACCGCCCTGCTTGACTGGCCATCCACCCGCGATGCGATGCCGCCGATGCCGTTCACGCTCCGCCTGCTCCGCAGCCTGCTGGCCGCCACCTTGCTGTGCACCGGCATCGCGGGTGCCGGAACGCTCCCGGCTGCGGCGACGCCCGGGGCACTGCCGCTGGATCCGGTGTCGTCACCGGCCTGGATCGAGGACATGGCGCGTTTCGCCGCCGAAGATGCCGCGCGGCCGCCGCCGATGCGACCGGTGGTGTTCACCGGCAGCTCGTCGGTGCGGATGTGGCCTGACCTGGAGCGCGCGTTCGGCGACCTGCCGGTGCTCAACCGCGGCTTCGGCGGTTCGCAGTTCCGCGATGCCGTGCATTACGCCGACGAGATCGCGATCCGCTACCGGCCGCGCCGCGTGCTGATCTATTCCGGCGACAACGACCTGATGTCCGGGCGCAACCCCGCACAGGTCGCCGCCGATGCGCGCCGCTTCGCCGCCCGCATCCATCGCGAGTTGCCCGGAACGCCGGTCGCCTTCATCGCGATCAAGCCCAGTCCGTTCAACGCGCACCGGCTCGGGCAGCAGCGCGAGGCGAACGCACTGATCGCCGACTGGGCCCGGCGCCAGCCGGATGTCGACTACATCGACGTGTTCACCCCGATGCTCGATGCCGACGGCCGCCCACGTGCCGAGCTGTTCCTGGCCGACGGGCTGCACCTCAATGCGCAGGGCTATGCACTGTGGCGCCGGCTTGTCGGCGCGTACCTCGGCCGGTGATGCGCACGGGTGATGGTCGGGATCCCGGACACGTGCAGCCTCGGCACACCTGCGGATTCGCCTGCTGAAATTCCAACCGGAGTTGCCACCATGTCCAATACGTTCGCCCAGACCACGCCGGTGGCCCTGCTGCCTGACGACCCCGACCATGCGGCCATCGCCGATGCGGCGGCCGCACCGGTGCTCGCAGCCACCGACCAGCGCGCGACGGTGCGCATCGAGCGCGTGGACACCCTCGGCCCATGGGCGTTCGTGCAGGGACGCCTCGAGGCGCCGGGTGGCGGCCGGCCGGACTACGCCGGCACTACGTTCGCGGAGCGCGCCGCGCAGGGCGGCATGTCCGATCTGCACGTCGCGCTGCTGCGCCGCGACGAGGACAGCGACGCATGGATGCTGGTGGACCACGCCATCGGCCCGGGCGATGTCGCCTGGCTCACCTGGCCGACCACGCACGCCGCGCCGCGCCAGCTGTTCGGGTTCTGAGCGCTGACGGCGATACGTCGCAACGGTCGGCAACGCCGCAACACGACGATACGCCACGGCCACGCTCGTCCGCAGGCCCGACAACGCGAAAGGCCCGGTCAGTGACCGGGCCTTTCTCATGCGCGATGGGGTCAGCGTGGCGGGGTGATGATCTCGTAGCGTCCCGAAGCGCCACCCCAGCTGATGCTCTGGGTGCCGTCGTTGTTGACGTTGTTGGAACCGATGAAGCGCGGTTGCCCGTTCTCGAAGCCGGAAAACAGCACGACATGCGATTGGCCGTCGCGCTGCATCAGCACCACGTCGCCCGGACGCGCGTCCTGCAGGGAAACGGTCTGCCAGCCGTCACCCTTGAGGTTGCTGGCCAGCTGGTCCACCGACGCACTGCCCTGGCTGGCGTCGATCACCCCCGCCTCCTGCAGGCAGGCGGACACGAAGTTCGCGCAGTTCACGTTGTCCGGCACCCAGGTCTGCATGGGCAGCTGGCCGCTGTGCTTGAGCTCGCCGACATGGGTGCCGAGGAACTGCTGCGCGATCGATGCGGCGTTGCCACCGCGGGCCATGGCATCGGTGCCGGCCACGGCCCGGGTGCCGATCGCGGTGGAGGCGCTGTCGGCACCCGCCGCGCCCTCGCCACCGCCCAGCCGCAGCGAGGCGCCGGCGTAGATCACGTCAGGGTTGCTGATGCTAGGGTTCAGCGCCATCAGCGCATCGATGGTGGAGCCGTTGCGCTGGGCGATCTGCGACAGCGTGTCGCCCCAGGCAATGGTGTGGTTTGCGATCGCGGTCATGGCAGGTGTTCCGCTGCAGCGAGGATGCCTGCAGTCTCGGCGCGCGCGGCCCGCGCCCACAAGCCGGGGCCAACCCGGATAGGGTCGACCCGAGGTCGCGGCTGCGGCGTCACTCGTCTCCGAAGATCGCCACGCCGCGTCGCCCGTCGGCGCCGATCCACCCGCGATACATGCCCGGCGTATTGAACGGCAGCGCGATGTTGCCCTGCGCATCGAGCGCGATCACCCCGCCATCCCCGCCCTGCGCCGGGATGACCTCGCCGATGACGTGGCCGGCCGCATCGGCGAGGCTGTCGCCGCGATACGCCACCCGCGCGCAGATGTCGTGCGCGACCGCGTTGCGGATGAAGAACTCGCCCCAGCCGGTTGCCGACACGCCGCAGCGATCATCGGCCCAGGTACCGGCACCGATGATCGGCGCATCGCCGACGCGGCCCCAGCGTTTGTTGGTCATGCCGCCGGTGGACGTGGCCGCGGCGATATGGCCGTGGGCATCGAGCGCGACCGCGCCCACCGTGCCGAAGTAGGCATCGCGCGCGACCGGCACGTCGAGCCCTGCCTGGCGTTGCGCCTCGTTGGCCTGCGCGCGCTGGAGCTGCTCGCGGCGCTGCGGGGTATCGAACCAGTCGTTGGGCACGCGCTCGAGATCGGTGTGGTCGTCGGCGAAGCGCTCGGCGCCATCACCGATCAGCATCACGTGCGGCGACTGTTCCATGACCCGGCGTGCGAGCCGCACCGGGCTGCGCACGGTCGATACCGCCGCCACCGCACCGGCGCGCCGGGTATGACCCTCCATCACCGATGCATCCAGTTCGTGGCGTCCTTCGGCATTGAACACCGCGCCCTTGCCGGCGTTGAAGTGTGGCGACTCCTCCAGCACGCGCACGCTGGCCTCGACCGCATCGAGCGCGGCGCCGCCGCCCGCCAGCACCGCGTGCCCGGCGTCGAGCGCGGCATCAAGCGTCTCGCGTATCGCGCGCTCGGCATCGGCCGACATGGCCTTGCGCTCGATGACACCGGCGCCGCCATGGATCACCAGCGCCGTCGGTTGCGCCTGCGCAAGCGCGGCATCGGGTGCACCCAGCAGAAGTGCGCAGCAGAGCAAAAAGGTTCGCATGTCGATCTCCGTGAAGACCGCTGAAGCATAGCAACGCAAACGTGCCGACTTCCGCGCAATGCGGTGACGCAGCGCGTCAAACGCCATTCCGGCACATGGCGTGCAAACGCTTGCATGAACGGCCAGCGGGTCTGCAGCACAGTTCAGGTCTGTCCGGCATCGCAAACAGCGCAGCCCACGCGCACCAGTGGTTGACAACACCCGACCCGGTCACGGCATCTCGCTCAGGCAACGCGGGGGGATCGGTTCCGTCACGTTCTTCATTGGAGGAAGTCATGCTCAAGCAATGCGTGCTCGTACTCGCACTGTCCGTCGCCCTCTCCGGCACCGCGCTGGCCGGGGAATTGCGCAAGGCCGAACAACCCGTGCCCGGCCAGTACATCGTGGTCTTCCACGAGGATGGCGTCCGCACCAGGCTCGCCGACGCGCACGATGGCGGCATCGACGCCACGGCGAAGGCCGCGCGCGTGGCCGAGGTGGAGAACATGGTGGTGGACATCGCCGCCCGCTTCCCGGTCACCGTGGATGCGGTGTACTCGCATGCATTGCAGGGCATGGCGGTGCGCGCAGACCAGCGCGTGATCCAGAAGCTGCTGCATGACCCGCGCGTGGCCTATATCGAGGAGGACGGCTACGTCGAACTCTCCGCCACGCAGAACAACGCCACCTGGGGCCTGGATCGCGTCGACCAGCGCGACCGCCCGTTGAACGGCACCTACATCTACACACCGACCGCGTCGAACGTACGCGCCTATGTCATCGACTCCGGCATCCGCACCGGCCATACCCAGTTCGGTAGCCGGCTGCTGTCGGGCTACTCGGCGATCAGCGACGGCCGTGGCACCAATGACTGCAATGGCCACGGCACCCATGTCGCAGGCACGATCGGCGGCTCGACCTGGGGCGTGGCCAAGCAGGTGCGGCTGGTCCCGGTACGCGTGTTCGGCTGCACCGGCGGCAGCACCAACTCGACGATCATCGCCGGTATCGACTGGGTGCGCGCCAACCGCGTGCTGCCGGCGGTGGCCAACATGAGCCTGGGCGGCGGCGCATCCACCGCCACCGACAACGCCACCAACAACCTGATCAATAGCGGCGTGACCGTGGTGGTCGCAGCCGGCAACAGCAATGCCAATGCGTGCAACTACTCGCCGGCACGGGTGACCAACGCGGTGACGGTGGGCTCGACCACCTCCACCGACGCGCGCTCGTCGTTCTCCAACTACGGCAGCTGCGTGAACATCTTCGCGCCCGGCTCGTCGATCACCTCGGCATGGTCGACCAGCACCTCGGCCTCCAACACCATCAGCGGCACGTCGATGGCGTCCCCGCACGTGGCCGGTGCGGCGGCGCTGTACCTCACCAACAATCCGTCGGCATCGCCGGCCACGGTGCGCAACTGGCTCTACACCAACGCCACCACCAACCGCCTGAGCGGCATCGGCAGCGGTTCGCCGAACCGGTTGCTGTACACGCGCTAGTCGCGGACGGCGTCGCCCCGTTCCCTCGTCGGCGGGGCGCGCCGGCATCGCAGGGCCGCACCTCCGGGTGCGGCCTTTTCGCTACTGCCGCAGCGCCTCGATCGGATCGAGCTGCGAGGCCTTGCGCGCCGGGTAGTAGCCGAAGAACAGGCCGGTCGCCACCGAGAAGCCCGCGGCCATGCCGATCACGTTGGCATTCAATGCCACCGGCAGCGAGCCCATGCGGCTGACCAGCAACGCGCCGACCACGCCGAGCGCAATGCCGATCGCACCGCCGATCAGCGAGATCAGCATCGCCTCCGCGAGGAACTGCCGGCGCACGTCCGACGGGCCCGCGCCCACCGCCATGCGCAGGCCGATCTCGCGGATCCGCTCGGTCACCGACACCAGCATGATGTTCATGATGCCGATGCCGCCAACCACCAGAGAGATCGTCGCCACCGCGCCCAGGAGCAGCGACATCAGCCGCGTGGTGGCGGTGCGGGTAGCGACGATCTCGGCCATGTTGCGCACGGTGAAGTCGTCCTCGTCGCCGGGGCCGATCCGGTGGCGCTGGCGCAGCAGGGCCTCGAGTTCCGACTGCACGTAGCCGAGGTCGTCTGCATCGTTGACGGTCAGCGCGATCTGCATCACCGCGCGCGGCGGCAGGCCCATCGCGCCCAGCAGGCTGCGCCGGCCGGTGGCCATCGGCACCATGATCACGTCGTCCTGGTCCTGGCCGAAGCCACCCTGGCCCTTCGGCGCCAGCGTGCCGGCCACGGTGAACGGCACGCGGCCCAGGCGGATGGTCTCGCCGACGCCGCTGGCATCGCCGAACAGCTGCCGGCGCACGGTTTCCCCGAGGATCGCCACCTTGCCCGCGCCGGTGTAGTCCTGCGGCTGGAAGCCGTCGCCATCGGCCAGCGTCCAGCCGTTGATGGCGAAGAAGTCAGGCTGCACGCCCTGCCAGCTCGCCGCCCAGTTGTTCTCCGCATACACCGCCTGGGTGTTGCCGCGCAGCGAGCCCGACACGTACTGCACTTCCGGGATCTCTTCGCGGATCGCGTCGACGTCGCCCTCGGTCAGGGTGAAGAAGCTTGACGACGCACCCCGTGCGCCGCCCGGCCCACGGCGCGAGCCGGGCGAGATGTCGAGCCGCTGCGAGCCGAGCCCCGAGACCAGCTTGTCCAGCTCGGCCTGGGTGCCCTGGCCGACCGACACCATCACGATCACCGCGGCGATGCCGATGATCACGCCCAGCGAGGTCAACGTGCTGCGCATCCAGTTGCCACGCAGCGCGTGGATGGCGGTGCGCAGGATGTCGGAGAAGTTCATTGCCCTTCCTCGTGCAGTTCGCCGTCGCGCATGACGAAGGTGCGGTCGGCGTGCGCGGCCACCTCGGCGTCATGGGTGATCAGCACCACGGTATGACCGTCATCGCGCAGGCGCTTGAACAGCGCCAGGATCTCCTCGCCGGTTTTCGAATCCAGCGCACCGGTGGGCTCGTCGGCAAGCAGCACCGGCGGCTCGTTGATCAGCGCGCGGGCGATCGCCACGCGCTGCTGCTGGCCACCGGAGAGTTCGTTGGGCCGATGCCCGGAACGGGCGCCCAGCCCCACCGATTCCAGCGCCGCCTGCGCGCGCTCCACGCGCTCGGCCGGCGGCACCCGCGCATACCCCAGCGGCATCGCCACGTTCTCCAGCGCGGTCATCCGCGGCAGCAGGTGGAAGCCCTGGAAGACGAAGCCGATCTTGTCGCGGCGCAGCTCGGCCAGCGCTTCGGCATCGAGGGTGGCGACGTCGATGCCGTCGCACAGGTACTGCCCGCCGGATGGCGTATCCAGGCAGCCGATGAGGTTCATCAGTGTCGACTTGCCCGAACCCGACGGCCCCATGATCGCAACGAAATCGCCATGCATGATGCGCAGGTCGACGCCGGCCAACGCGATCACCTCGGCTTCGGTGCCGGGCGAATAGACCTTGCCCAGGCCGCGGGTCTCGATCACCGGAACCGCTGCATTCATGGTGCCGCGCGCTCGCCGGTGATGACCAGGTCGCCCTCGGCGAGGTCGCCGGCGATCTCGGTGGCGCTGCCGTCGCTCGCCCCCACGCGCACCATCACCGCGCGCGGCTGGCCGTCGACCAGCCGGTACAGCGGTGCGCGGCGTGCACCGACGATGGCATTGAGCGCGCGGTCCCACCGCGCACGCTGGTTGTCGTCGAGGGTGGCGCGGAACGACGCGAAGTCCTGCTGGTAGCGCTGCATCATGCGCTGGCGGATCTGCGCGGCCATGTCGCCGCCCCCGGACGTGACCACGCGCATGCCGGGCCCGCCGAACATGCCGCCCGCGCCCTGCGCCGGCGCGGCCGCCTGGCGCGCGGCCATGCGTTCGCGGATCGCGGCCAGCGCCTCGTCGAACGCCGACTGCTGCTGCGCGGTGAGCTCCAGCTCCTGCGCGGCCCGGGCGAGGTCGTCGGCAACGCCACTGCCTCCGCCGCCGCGCGGGCCAGAGCCCTGCGACGCGGCCAGCTGCGCATCGCTGGGCTTGTAGCGCAGCGCGGCGTTGGAGACCTTGAGCACGCCATCGCGGCGGCTGACCTCGATCTCGGCATTGACCGTCAGCCCCGGCAGCAGGGTGCGGTCGCTGTTGTCGACGCTGACCACCACCGGGTAGGTGATCACGTTATTGGTATTGGTCGCCGACAGACGCACCTGCGCGACCTCGCCACGGAACTGGCGATCCGGGAAGGCATCGACACTGAAGCTCACGCCCTGTCCGACCTCGACCTGGCCGATGTCGGCCTCGTCGACCTCGAGCTCGATCTGCATCTTCGACAGATCCTCGGCGATGGTGAACAGCTCCGGTGCCTGCAGGCTGGCGGCCACGGTCTGGCCGGGCTCGATATTGCGTACCAGCACCACGCCGTCGACCGGCGAACGGATCACGGTGCGCTCGAGGTTGACCTGGCTGGTGCGCGTGGACGCGGTCTGCTGGGCGATCTGCGCGCGCGCGGCGTCGCGCTGCGCACGCGCCTGGTCGAGCGCGGCACGCGACAGGTCGACATCGGCGCGCGCGACCAGCTGGGTGTCGCCGAGGTCCGACTTGCGCCGGTAGTCGAGCTCGGCATTGCGCAGCGCCGCTTCCGCCTGCGCCAGCGATGCACGTGCGCTCGACACCTGGGCGTTGCCCTGGTCGATCTGCGCCTGGTAGGTGCTCGGATCGATGCGCGCGATCACCTGGCCGGCCTCGACGGTGTCGTTGAAGTCCACCAGCACATCGGTGACCTGGCCGGAGATCTGCGAACCCACGATCACCGTGCTGGTCGCGCTCAGCGTGCCGGTGGCGGAGATCGCCACCCGGATGTCGCCGCGCTCCACCGGCACGGTGCGCCACTGCCCTTCGACCGTCGATGGACGGCTGCCCTGCCACCACCAGACGCCACCGGCGACCAGCGCCAGCGCGAGCACCGCGATCGCGGGCTTGAGGAAGCGCGGGGAACGGCCACGCGAAGGGGTGGCGCGGGAAGACGGCTTGGCTGGGCTCATGGCTGCGAAATGATGGAGATCAGGAAGGAGAACGCGCGCGGGTCGCGCACGTTGACAGGCCGGCGCGCGCGGCGCCAGCGCGCTCGCGCGCAGGCATCAGGTAACGATGGGCGAGACGCAGTTACGCGGCCTGCCTTCGATAGCCGGTGTGGCGCGCAGATCACCGCCAACGGCTCAGCCGTAACGGATGGTCGCCGTGGTGCCTTCGCCCGGCTGGCTTTCCAGGCTCACCGGCCACCCGAAGCGTTCGCCGAGCCGGCGCACGATCGACAGGCCCATGCCCTTGCCGGAGCGGAACGGGTCGGCGCGGTAGAAGGGGTCGTAGACACGCTGGAGCACCTCGGGTGACATGCCGATGCCGGTATCGCGCACCAGCACCCGGTCGTCGAGCACTTCGACCTCGATCGATCCTTCCTCGGTGAAGATGCAGGCATTGCTGAGCAGGTTGCCCAGCATCACCCCGAGCACGCGCGGTGGCGCATCCAGCCGCGGGCGCGTGTGGCCGGTGACGCGCAGCTCCACCGGCTTGCCCTGCAGCAGCGGCTGCACCTTCTCGACTTCTTCCATGACCACGTCATGGACATCGAAGTCCTCGCCCTGCACGGCGATGTCGTCCTCGCGTGCAAGGATCAGGAAGGCGTCGATCACGGCCTCCATGTCCCGGGTGGCGCGGTGGATGCGCTGCAGCGAGCGGTGCGAGCGCTGCGGGATCGCGTCGTCGGCCAGCAGCATGTCGCTGGCGACGCGGATGACCGTCAGCGGCGTGCGCAGCTCGTGGCTGGCATCGCGGGTGAAGTCGCGCTCGCGCTGCACGAACGCCTGCACCCGCGCCGACAGCGTGGTCAGCGCATTGCTGAGCTGGTCGACCTCGCGCCCGACCTCGCCGGGAATGCGCTCGGGAATCAGGCTGCCCGGGTCGGCGGCATCCGGATCCCAGCGCGAGACTTCCTCGGCCAGCCAGCTCACCGGGGCCACCAGCCTGCGCGTGGTGCGGTAGGTGAACCAGCTGAACAGGTGGATCGCGGCGATCCCGCCCAGCATCAGCAGTGCGCCCATCATCCACAGCGTGCGGCGCGCGTAGGTGAGATCCATGCTCAGGACGAGCACGCCCACGTCGCGCCCTTCGACGAGCACGTCGCGGCCTTCGCTCGCCAGGTAATGGTGGCCTGCGGACAGCCGGCGCAACGTCGGCGGCAACCGGTCCGCGGCACCGCGGCGCAGGAAGTAGCCGTGCACGAGGTCGGTCTCGGGCAGCACCGGGTTGGCCGGATCCCGCTCGATGAGCGACCAGTATTCGTCGGCCTGCGCACGCAGGCGCGCATCGACGAGTACCCGCAACACGGTGGAGAACGCGATGGTGACGCCCAGAACGATGACCAGGCTGCCAAGGGCAGCCTGGATCATGAACGCAACGCGGACTTTCCTGGGGATTCCCTGGGGCATCGGATGCTACGGCCGGCCTCAGGCCGGAGACTGCTCGATGTCCGCGATCCGGTACCCAGCGCTCTGGACGGTGTGCAGCAACGGCTTGTCGAACGGCTTGTCGATGGTCTTGCGCAGATTGTAGAGGTGGCTGCGCAGGGTATCGGAATCCGGCAGGCTGTTGCCCCAGATCTCGCGCTCGATCTCCTGCCGGCTGACCACGCGCGGCGACTCGCGCATCAGGATCGTCAGCAGCTTCAGGCCGATCGGCGACAGCTGCAGCTCCTGGCCGGCACGGGTGGCACGCAGGCTGGCCGGATCGAGCACGAGGTCCGCGACCTTGAGCACTTCCGAACCGACCTGGCGACGCTCGCGGCGGATCAGTGCACGCAGGCGCGCTTCCAGTTCCTGGATCGCGAACGGCTTGGTGAGGTAGTCGTCGGCACCCGACCCGAGGCCGGTGAGCTTCTCGTCGAGGGTGTCGCGGGCGGTCAGCATCAGCACCGGCGTGGACTTGCGCGCTTCCTCGCGCAGCCGCTTGCAGACTTCGATGCCGTCCAGGCGCGGCAGCATCAGGTCCAGCACGATGACGTCGTAGCTGTTCTCCGAGGCCAGCCGGTAGCCGTCCAGACCATCGGACGCGTAATCGACCTCGAAGCCCTTGCCTTCGAGATATTCGCCGATCATCTCCGAGATGTTGCGATTGTCTTCGACGATCAGGACCAGACCGCCCGGCTCTTGGCTTGCACGCATGAACAGGACTCCAAAAGGATTTCAGGGGGATGCTTCAGGTTTGTGAAACTACCCGATTCCCCGGTGCAGGCCCCGTGAAGAGCGCCGGCTGCGGACGTAAGCTGATGCGCCTCCGCCTGCCACCCCGATCCCCATGCCCGGCTTCGAACGCGTCGCCCCGATCCTGATGCTGCTGGCCTCGAACGTGTTCATGACGTTCGCCTGGTACGGCCACCTGAAATACCGCTCGGCACCGCTGCTGCTGGCGATCGTCGCCAGCTGGGGCATCGCCTTCTTCGAGTACGCGCTGATGGTGCCGGCCAACCGCATCGGCTACACGGTGTATTCGGCGCCCCAGCTCAAGGGCATGCAGGAGGTCATCACCCTGCTGGTGTTCGCGTGGTTCTCGAGCTGGTATCTCGGGCAGC from Luteimonas sp. YGD11-2 includes the following:
- the lgt gene encoding prolipoprotein diacylglyceryl transferase — encoded protein: MTILHQIDPVAFSLPAFELFGRQFHPQVHWYGLMYLVAFASAWLLGRARIRASRLPGVDYNAFGDLLFYCMFGVILGGRVGYVLFYAFGDFIADPSMLLRPWEGGMSFHGGLLGVLLAAWLWARRQRLHFFDVMDFGAPLVPLGLGVGRIGNWIGGELWGRQTDGSWGVVFPKSLPQPFWSMDLESLRALHASGALDTYARHPSQLYQAVLEGVVLFAIVWIYSMKPRRRFAVSGSFALGYGVFRFIVEFVREPDAQLGYLAFGWLTMGQVLSLPLIALGLFLFWRSRTAPVLEPQPAPAPAGTR
- a CDS encoding LysM peptidoglycan-binding domain-containing protein; the protein is MTAIANHTIAWGDTLSQIAQRNGSTIDALMALNPSISNPDVIYAGASLRLGGGEGAAGADSASTAIGTRAVAGTDAMARGGNAASIAQQFLGTHVGELKHSGQLPMQTWVPDNVNCANFVSACLQEAGVIDASQGSASVDQLASNLKGDGWQTVSLQDARPGDVVLMQRDGQSHVVLFSGFENGQPRFIGSNNVNNDGTQSISWGGASGRYEIITPPR
- a CDS encoding TerC family protein, which gives rise to MMELLTDPQVWILLVTLAAIEIVLGIDNLVFISIAVGKLPIERREFARKFGIAVACITRVGLLLTLAWLARLTDPLFELFGRGVSVRDLILILGGLFLIVKGAMEIREQLKGEEHGDVSAAGAATASFGSVIAQIAVIDIVFSLDSVIAAVGMAGDYVPVMVAAILIAVAVMLLAAQPLGRFIDANPTVKMLALAFIVLIGVYLTFDGFGLHIPKGYIYGAMGFSAFVEILNLWAKRNTMRNQGRVVPPVDEPRHPMPR
- a CDS encoding SGNH/GDSL hydrolase family protein, with the protein product MPFTLRLLRSLLAATLLCTGIAGAGTLPAAATPGALPLDPVSSPAWIEDMARFAAEDAARPPPMRPVVFTGSSSVRMWPDLERAFGDLPVLNRGFGGSQFRDAVHYADEIAIRYRPRRVLIYSGDNDLMSGRNPAQVAADARRFAARIHRELPGTPVAFIAIKPSPFNAHRLGQQREANALIADWARRQPDVDYIDVFTPMLDADGRPRAELFLADGLHLNAQGYALWRRLVGAYLGR
- a CDS encoding thymidylate synthase, which encodes MRAYLDLLRHVLEHGAEKSDRTGTGTRSVFGWQMRFDLNAGFPLVTTKKLHLRSIIHELLWFLKGETNIGYLRDNRVGIWDEWADADGELGPVYGKQWRRWDDGRGGEIDQIRWVVDEIRRNPDSRRLVVSAWNVADLPAMALQPCHALFQFYVVDGKLSCQLYQRSGDIFLGVPFNIASYALLTHMVAQVTGLGVGDFVHTLGDAHLYSNHYEQAREQLSREPLPLPRLRLNPDVTDLFAFGYDDIEVVDYHPHPAIRAPVAV
- a CDS encoding diacylglycerol kinase; this translates as MDGTGHWPRGPARMWKATVWSVQGLRAAWLHESSFRLEVCLLVVLAPLAIWLGADGVERALLLGSCLLVLTVELLNSAIEAVIERFGGEWHALAGRAKDMGSAAVFVAMLNVLLVWGLILLPRWF
- a CDS encoding isoaspartyl peptidase/L-asparaginase; translated protein: MRTFLLCCALLLGAPDAALAQAQPTALVIHGGAGVIERKAMSADAERAIRETLDAALDAGHAVLAGGGAALDAVEASVRVLEESPHFNAGKGAVFNAEGRHELDASVMEGHTRRAGAVAAVSTVRSPVRLARRVMEQSPHVMLIGDGAERFADDHTDLERVPNDWFDTPQRREQLQRAQANEAQRQAGLDVPVARDAYFGTVGAVALDAHGHIAAATSTGGMTNKRWGRVGDAPIIGAGTWADDRCGVSATGWGEFFIRNAVAHDICARVAYRGDSLADAAGHVIGEVIPAQGGDGGVIALDAQGNIALPFNTPGMYRGWIGADGRRGVAIFGDE